The nucleotide sequence aatCGAATGAAAAATGAGCATTACCTTtagtttactaaataactttgaaaccctaatatatattctatataccttatatatatatatatatatatatatatatatatatatatatatatatatatatatatatatatatatatatatatatatatatatatatatatatatatatatatatacatacatactttttaaataatacttattatatattattattattttacataattaatttttacaattacaatatataatatttcaaattatattgcaaactattattatatatttatatatctaaatatatatatatatctatttactaatAGTGGTTcgcgaatcatcgggaatggtcgaagataaaatgaattcatgaaaacagttcacaaattttcagactcgacattacagactttgtttatcgtgtcaaaatcataagaagactaagtttaaatttggtcagaaatttccgggtcgtcacaccatcttttctgcttcatctttatcaagttgatgataatcttcagttattagatgaatgttacccacacgaccatcaagataactatcgtaggaattaacaaggcttgatagtaaagctatatcttcactaatcttttctttcctaGCTTTCCTTATGTTCTCGATCTTAAGTACAAATAGAATatttgatgcagtcggtgtagatgactctgtagtattggaagtaggctgtgattgagtattgagagaacatggtgaaacttgtggtagatacgaaggttgttgaataggtgtactgctaacattcaaaccatacatattctgactgtttgtagcaaaagctgtttgaaatggagcATGAGCTAATTTTGgtggtgtataaccatttggacaatacattttggtgtcttgaacttgtttagacctctttactttgtttaacaactctaactcttcttcttcttgaagtcttgcgataaacgagttcactgtagcagtagcaagttccccatttgttttcatagttaatacaaaaccaatccattctaatggtaatgctccagctagacatgttactttatcTTTTTCAGCAATGGTTACAttatgcttgtgtagttcagctagcaaatgacgatatctttcaaccaattctgtaatagactctcctacttgccagtgaaaatgatcaaactcatctttcaactctaaaccttttcttgttctgtaagatgtatttccttcattgaaagtacgaagtacttcccatatcttgaatgagttatcatgacacagaaattgatggaaaatcggaccatcaagagaacTTGTAAGTTACAAGCACATcttcttctccaagttatactcttcacgttcttccgaaggcatgtTATGCAACGTATACAGTTCATTTGTAACTGGTGagcgtggccattgaaattcggtttcaatgtacttccaaaacttcgtgtcctgaccatcagaccaaatcttaaatctcgacttccaagtagaataattatctatattcattaacctcggacatttagtaccacttccggattcactctcagcaaggagtaatagttgagtcatattcgtaatactctgaactaacggtgcagttaacgcataatcatttgaattaaacatcttgaaaatttTACCAAAAGGTAAACTGTGCAGTTCAGTatatcaaccgtacgagtgacaatCTCAAACTTACGTGTCACAACCTCAAGCGCATGTGTCACTACTTAATCGTACATGTCACAACTTAAACAAAAGAACCAATCACAAAGTCTCAGACGTGAGAGTAAGGATcaaccgtgtgattactcgtacgtgtcacagtcaaccgtatgatcactcgtgtgatcagactgtagtcacttaacctaatAAGGTAATGCTAAactgtgcgtgtgagttcacgagtgatgtcaaccgCTCTGTCAACCGCGCGAGTGAGCAAATTTCACTGCCTCACTCGTGTGGGTTGCTGTTCAACCTaattcactcaaaaaccctagaaattgatgttaaacctcaatttcttcgtccacaagctggattagaattaaactaacataaacacactctctaatcacaattacacacgtaaaaatgattccttttttatcagaatcactctaaactcaaaaacccaaaattataaactctttaatcacgaaaaatcactagatgatgttgaaatcacaaccaaaactctgataccaatgatgaaacatgactaggaacttcaaaatcaacaggtttaattcacacaaaggcgaaattagtgaatcaaaccattctagtgaatattgtgattttttggattaatttagtcaaaccacaacaatggatgtgtgattagattaacacctagagctattattcacctcttgagtgatttggattgagagagaatcggaaaaggctaccagatctgagtgatgtgtgtgtaatgagaggcttaacctaaaatgaagaacataacacataaatacccctgctgttgagtcaaccgtgcgagtcagccgtcactcgtacgagtgggctACCTCAGCTGTACgactgatcactcactcgtgtatgtatactcagattagatttgtgacttagctcagctcaAACATgcatatgagcttgtcagccgtacgagtgagccttcactcgtacgtctgactgagtctaagatAGTCAAACTTCCATATCGCGTTTCtgtagtacctgtaaccacatataaacacagataggataataacgagcgatcatggtagcccataaactgaagtactgttcacaaacgtaaggtagatgtctagggacttacagaaaatgcatcaacatcaATGAGTTGCAGGCCTTATTTCTGTTTTAACTTTgccaaattattaatattaataagtaactaAGTATCCGTGAATTAATGTAGATAATTTATAAATGAAAATAATTATGGTTTCTAAAACAAATAAAACTACTTGTTATCGTCGTTTATTGTATTTTGTTAACCATATCATCTCATTCTTTTCTACTTTCTTCTATCGTATCCTCTGCAAACTTCGAGGATCTTCCAGCGTGTTAAACTGACAATTGTATATCGTGACTAGATATTGAACAGGTAATTTTCTGTGACtaattttgttaataattaatTTCACGTGTTACATCTTACGCGTTCTGATTTCAATATGCATATGAAAAATTCGTTCTTTAATTCAATAATTTTGGTAATAATTGATGAACCCTATCAATATTTGGTTTAATTTTTAAGATGAATTACGTActtaatatatttacaatatttttatataaattagaTGATGATTGCATTGTTTCATCCAAGATGGACACAAATTGGATGTCTTGCCCGAGAAATTCTCATGCATATCAAAAAAGGTCTTGATAAGTTTATtgattatatatttaaaaaggaGGGTGTAAATGGTGAGATAGCATGCCCATGCAATAAGAGTGTTAATCTAAAATGGGTTGGACGGTATGATGCTAGAACACATCTACTACGTGACGGTTTTTTTAAAGGTTATACAATTCAAACTCCGATCAGCGAACCATGTGACATTCCTATGGAAGATGCAGAAGATGACATGATAGGATTGGTGTCTGACACCCATCATTGGTTTGATGATAACATACTTGAAACTGAAGATCATAGCTTACCAAACAAAAGTGCCAAAAATTTTTATAAAGGATTGGAATGTGCAAAGCAAGAACTATACCCCGGATGTAAAAAGTTCTCTGTTCTTTCTTTCGTAGTTAGACTATTTCATAGCAAGTGTATTGGAAAATGTAATGACAAGGGTTTCAGCATGATCATTGATACTTTAAGGGAAGCCTTCCTGGAAGCAGCCATACCAAAGTCACTGTATGCTCTACCGAAGTTAATAAGATATTTAGGACTAGGTCATGAAAAAATTGATGCATGCCCTAATGATTGTATGTTGTATTGGAAACAAAACAAGGATAAAACAGAGTGTGTCGTATGTCATATGTCACGGTATAAAACAAGTGAAGATGATTCAGATGATGAGGAAAACTTAACACCTAATGATCATAATAAGGTCCCAGAATATGGTTTTGCATTACTTTCCTCTCATCCCGCGTTTGCAAAGGTTATATATGTCATCTGAAGCTGCTGCCTCCATGAGATGGCATGAAGAGGGTTGCACGAAAGATGGTTTACTGAGACATCCGGCAGATTCACCAGCTTGGCAAACATTTGATCATAATTATCCTGAATTTGCAAAGGAATCCTGTAATGCCAGGCTTGGTTTAGCGATGACGGGTTTAACCCTTTTGGAAATATGAGTAATTCCCATAGTACATGGCCTGTTGTATTGATTCCATATAATTTACCTCCTTGGATGTGCATGAAAAAACCCTATTTCATGCTTTCTCTACTAATACCGGGACCATCTGCGCTAGGGAATAATATAGATGTAAATTTGGAACCTATATTGGATGAACTAAAGTTGTTGTGGGATCATGGAGTAGAGACATATGATTCATCAACAAACAGTAACTTCCAAATGCGTGCTGGTATGGTATGGACAATAAGTGACTTTTCGACATATGCCAACTTATCTGGATGGAGCACTAAAGGTAAACATGCATGTCCATCCTACAATAAGCGTAAAAAATCAATTTGGTTGAGACGTAGTAGGAAGTTTGTTTTTAAGGGACTTCGTCGATTATTGTCAAAGAGACATGCGTATCGGAAGGATAAAAATTCGTTTGATGGCATGGAAGAGTTGGAGACTAAACCAACTTGCTTGACAGGGTCAGACGTTCTCAATGAGCTAAATggtattaaatttaaatttgggaaACTAGTCAAGGACAACCCAGTATTGCCGTATAATTGGAAGAAGAGAAGTATATTCTTTAAATTACCATACTGGAAAGACAACTTGATACGACATAATCTAGATGTAATGCATATTGAGAAGAATGTATGTGATAGTGTCATTGGAACATTAATGAATTTAGATGGAAAGATAAAAGATCATTTAAATGGGCGTTATGATTTAGAAGAAATGGGAATTCGCAAGGAACTACATCCCGAAGTTCTAGAAAACAACAAAGTGTATTTGCCACCTGCGTGTTTCACAatgaat is from Rutidosis leptorrhynchoides isolate AG116_Rl617_1_P2 chromosome 10, CSIRO_AGI_Rlap_v1, whole genome shotgun sequence and encodes:
- the LOC139870623 gene encoding uncharacterized protein, whose protein sequence is MMIALFHPRWTQIGCLAREILMHIKKGLDKFIDYIFKKEGVNGEIACPCNKSVNLKWVGRYDARTHLLRDGFFKGYTIQTPISEPCDIPMEDAEDDMIGLVSDTHHWFDDNILETEDHSLPNKSAKNFYKGLECAKQELYPGCKKFSVLSFVVRLFHSKCIGKCNDKGFSMIIDTLREAFLEAAIPKSLYALPKLIRYLGLGHEKIDACPNDCMLYWKQNKDKTECVVCHMSRYKTSEDDSDDEENLTPNDHNKVPEYGFALLSSHPAFAKAWFSDDGFNPFGNMSNSHSTWPVVLIPYNLPPWMCMKKPYFMLSLLIPGPSALGNNIDVNLEPILDELKLLWDHGVETYDSSTNSNFQMRAGMVWTISDFSTYANLSGWSTKGKHACPSYNKRKKSIWLRRSRKFVFKGLRRLLSKRHAYRKDKNSFDGMEELETKPTCLTGSDVLNELNGIKFKFGKLVKDNPVLPYNWKKRSIFFKLPYWKDNLIRHNLDVMHIEKNVCDSVIGTLMNLDGKIKDHLNGRYDLEEMGIRKELHPEVLENNKVYLPPACFTMNKKEKDRFCRMLKGVKVPDGYSANILGCVQLNPPKIGGLKSHDNHILMQQLLPICIRNSLSKHFRSIVIQLCHYYRRLCCKVLDPTELVQMENDIGKILCDMERIFPPSFFDVMVHLSVHLAYEARIEGPVHYRWMYPIERSKPEGSISEGYLADECLAFCSLNFSDNVETIHDKKSRNYHDGSKEDGLPIFSMPDRPNGARKIALLSLDRLAKAHSYILEHLSILRRKNKKERKHFIQCMHNNKFEKSFGKHLHKHGVDGISEDLRHLENGPSKYVTTYKGYIVNGYRFQIKETEKKRKTLNSGVMLEATTNSFSSVRDKNPIIGVVTYYGVLKEIIELQYGADQKVVLFRCDWISNGSSQKED